A window of the Thermostichus vulcanus str. 'Rupite' genome harbors these coding sequences:
- a CDS encoding serine/threonine-protein kinase yields the protein MSMAYCSSSAYVRGSLVWLDPLGILSFVLRTAAIPMFTSPDPFLDRLLAQRYRLTNLLGQGGMGRVYLAQDLLFGGVEVAVKLLSHPVMDERTRLRFEREAKSCAALGQKSLHIVKVNDYGITPDEVPFYVMEYLNGQTLKEILAAGALPLERFFRLARQIGLGLKAAHEGIPMEGQLVQVVHRDLKPANVIVVANDSLGELAKLVDFGIAKLLNSSGSLSVTHAYLGTLAYSSPEQLEGSPLDARSDIYSFGIMLYQMVSGEMPLKPTTDSFPGWYQAHHKRRPLPLEDLGVNLDLPAGLSELILSCLAKDPAARPQSVANVLAELERIQAKAEGLGVGMTVWKAVGGKTSQILFPITGQIQPSMQPLATVGTLRLSPLTHSVAEGKGSLLWLRVIPLLVGGLLGLALMSWVLNFLSGRFSPSQPLAPIFSGTDPTVEELPSESDSTGSSPDPSDTSDTDISDVPLIPNGLDTERDPSPELEPYNSSSGPLGQVFRTFPLDTLRETVRASLGSPSEQGRGYWPNTVYDLYRFGSVDLGLIYDESSLVLRQTEATVDDSLPTPQVEGLLEDMLQAPLPAELQRELQAVRERRSERVQFRVGPLAGLIERNAQGRVYMALWDPDLHRSAPPATPIPAPPTPRIQQPRPPQNPNPAGNIRPGQTLREQINRARELRGN from the coding sequence ATGAGCATGGCCTATTGCAGCTCCAGTGCTTATGTTAGAGGTAGTCTAGTCTGGCTGGATCCGCTCGGGATCCTTTCTTTTGTTCTCCGTACCGCCGCGATCCCTATGTTTACCTCGCCGGATCCCTTTCTGGATCGCCTCTTGGCTCAGCGTTATCGGCTGACCAACCTGCTGGGTCAGGGGGGGATGGGAAGGGTGTATTTGGCGCAAGATTTACTGTTTGGCGGGGTTGAAGTGGCCGTCAAGTTGCTCTCCCACCCGGTGATGGACGAACGCACTCGCCTGCGCTTTGAACGGGAGGCAAAATCCTGCGCCGCCTTGGGTCAAAAAAGCCTCCATATCGTTAAGGTCAACGACTACGGCATTACTCCCGATGAGGTGCCCTTTTATGTGATGGAATACCTGAACGGGCAAACCCTGAAGGAGATTTTGGCAGCGGGTGCCTTGCCTTTAGAGCGCTTCTTTCGGCTGGCTCGGCAAATCGGCTTGGGATTGAAGGCCGCCCACGAAGGGATCCCCATGGAGGGACAATTGGTACAGGTGGTGCATCGTGACTTGAAGCCGGCCAATGTGATTGTGGTGGCCAACGACAGCCTCGGGGAACTGGCCAAGCTGGTGGATTTCGGCATTGCCAAGCTGCTGAACAGCAGTGGATCCCTAAGTGTTACCCATGCCTATTTGGGTACATTGGCCTACTCGTCACCGGAGCAACTGGAGGGATCCCCATTGGATGCCCGTTCCGATATTTATAGTTTTGGGATCATGCTCTACCAGATGGTGTCTGGGGAAATGCCCCTCAAACCCACCACCGATTCTTTCCCCGGCTGGTACCAAGCCCACCACAAGCGCCGTCCCCTTCCTCTGGAAGATCTGGGGGTGAACCTGGACTTGCCCGCCGGTTTATCGGAGCTGATCCTCAGTTGTCTGGCTAAGGATCCGGCTGCTCGCCCGCAATCGGTCGCCAATGTGTTGGCGGAACTGGAGCGCATTCAAGCCAAAGCGGAAGGGCTGGGGGTTGGCATGACGGTTTGGAAGGCTGTGGGGGGTAAAACTTCCCAGATTCTCTTTCCAATCACTGGCCAGATTCAGCCTTCGATGCAACCTTTAGCCACAGTGGGTACCCTACGACTGAGCCCCTTAACCCATTCCGTTGCTGAGGGTAAGGGATCCCTGCTTTGGCTGCGGGTGATTCCGCTATTGGTGGGTGGGTTACTGGGTTTGGCCTTGATGAGCTGGGTCTTGAATTTTCTGAGTGGTCGATTCAGCCCTTCACAACCCTTGGCACCGATCTTCTCAGGAACTGACCCAACGGTGGAGGAATTGCCGAGCGAGTCTGACTCAACGGGCTCCTCACCCGACCCATCTGATACATCTGATACTGATATAAGTGACGTCCCCCTCATCCCTAATGGGTTGGATACTGAACGGGATCCCAGCCCGGAACTAGAGCCCTACAACAGCTCATCTGGCCCCCTCGGACAGGTCTTTCGCACCTTTCCCCTCGATACCCTGCGGGAGACGGTGCGGGCCAGCTTGGGATCCCCGAGTGAGCAGGGGCGGGGTTATTGGCCCAATACCGTATATGACTTGTATCGCTTTGGCAGCGTGGATTTGGGCTTGATCTACGACGAGTCCAGTCTGGTACTGCGACAAACGGAAGCCACCGTCGATGACAGCTTGCCCACTCCCCAGGTGGAAGGGTTGTTGGAGGATATGTTGCAGGCCCCCTTGCCCGCTGAATTGCAGCGAGAACTGCAAGCCGTCCGGGAACGTCGGTCGGAGCGGGTGCAGTTTCGCGTTGGCCCCTTAGCTGGCCTCATCGAACGGAATGCCCAAGGCCGCGTTTATATGGCCCTCTGGGATCCCGACCTGCACCGGAGTGCTCCACCGGCCACTCCCATCCCCGCCCCGCCAACGCCTAGGATCCAACAACCCCGCCCGCCCCAAAACCCCAACCCCGCCGGCAACATTCGCCCCGGACAAACTTTGAGAGAACAAATCAACCGTGCACGGGAATTGCGGGGAAATTAA
- a CDS encoding transglycosylase domain-containing protein has translation MSASDDKKPLLGTVTRFFKTLSIWRPSPAGATALLKPAEPTAPKRPVRLRITCPGEAPQVFVLKGSDILGRSQTVSTIRIPAAAVSHLHARIRPRPGWRIPGLGWRMPLPPIFYWLGWNAGRYLLEDQDSTNGIFHLKRFGRAERVRRVILQHRCQLSFGPPQDPESVWIQVLDPPPPQVYWVRSGLALVLTLGLGLRIWIGYEWSKFSVEPPLAAERSPLVVLAGDQQTQLRRTQADHYRDLADLEAFGPILPKVVVAAEDHRFYSHFGVDLLGIGRAFWVNLRSGELQQGGSSISQQLARTVLRDYTGSGNTFGRKLREAVAALKLEQRYTKTQILTLYLNNVYLGNGIYGFETAAQFYFGIPSYQLSLSEAATLAAILPAPNAFNPLTNYDAAVRARDRVLDRLSELQTFPEEEIRRARRSRLTLNPNLRSQTSTVAPYFYSAVFEEMQQLLGQDLSAEGNFIVETTVHLPYQRLAEQALAQTVRESGSTLGFRQGSLVSLDSRNGEVLALVGGIDYSTSQFNRATQAQRQPGSTFKVFTYAAAFTQGISPYEVLSCEPLTWGNLTFNGCRSGSAPMDLARGLILSENVIALRLAQQVGLDRVVSMARQLGIQSPLQPYPSMVIGTMEVNLLELTAAFAPFANQGIWSKPHTIRRILDSSDCASRTDFRTCREIYPGREDPRAQRRVLPASVAQQMTGLLQAVITSGTGTTARLGIGEAGKTGTTTANKDLLFVGYTPTPPLVTGIWLGNDDASPTRGSSSIAAQTWGNYMRQVIR, from the coding sequence ATGTCCGCCTCAGACGACAAAAAGCCCCTTTTGGGCACCGTCACCCGCTTCTTCAAAACCCTATCGATCTGGCGACCCTCCCCCGCTGGAGCGACGGCCCTGCTCAAACCCGCCGAACCGACAGCACCCAAACGTCCGGTGCGTCTGCGCATTACCTGTCCGGGAGAAGCGCCACAGGTGTTTGTCCTGAAGGGATCCGATATTTTGGGGCGCAGCCAAACGGTGTCCACCATTCGCATCCCGGCGGCAGCCGTCAGCCATTTACACGCCCGGATTCGTCCCCGACCGGGCTGGCGGATCCCTGGGTTGGGTTGGCGGATGCCATTGCCCCCGATTTTCTACTGGCTGGGTTGGAATGCAGGCCGCTATCTACTGGAGGATCAAGACTCCACCAATGGGATCTTCCATCTGAAGCGCTTTGGCAGAGCCGAGCGGGTGCGCCGAGTCATTTTGCAGCATCGTTGTCAACTTAGCTTTGGGCCACCCCAGGATCCCGAGAGCGTTTGGATTCAAGTCTTGGATCCGCCACCGCCACAGGTGTATTGGGTGCGCAGTGGTCTAGCCTTGGTGCTGACATTGGGTTTGGGGTTGCGGATCTGGATTGGTTATGAGTGGAGCAAGTTCTCGGTGGAGCCGCCCCTAGCGGCAGAACGCAGCCCACTGGTGGTGCTGGCGGGAGATCAACAAACTCAACTGCGCCGAACCCAGGCGGATCATTACCGCGATTTGGCTGATCTGGAAGCCTTTGGCCCGATCTTGCCCAAGGTGGTGGTCGCGGCAGAAGATCACCGTTTTTATTCCCACTTTGGGGTGGATCTGCTGGGGATTGGGCGGGCTTTTTGGGTGAATCTGCGCTCAGGAGAACTGCAACAGGGAGGTAGCTCCATCAGCCAACAACTGGCTCGTACCGTGTTGCGGGACTACACCGGATCCGGTAACACCTTTGGCCGCAAGCTACGGGAGGCGGTGGCTGCCCTGAAATTGGAACAGCGCTACACTAAAACGCAGATCCTCACCCTGTACCTGAACAATGTTTACCTGGGTAATGGCATCTACGGCTTTGAGACGGCGGCCCAGTTTTATTTCGGGATCCCCAGTTACCAACTGAGTCTTTCGGAAGCCGCAACCCTAGCCGCGATTTTGCCCGCTCCCAACGCTTTTAACCCGCTCACCAACTACGATGCCGCGGTGCGCGCTCGGGATCGGGTGCTGGATCGCCTCAGTGAGTTGCAAACCTTTCCCGAAGAAGAGATTCGTCGGGCACGTCGCAGTCGCCTTACCCTCAACCCGAATTTGCGCTCGCAAACCTCCACCGTCGCCCCCTATTTTTACAGCGCGGTCTTTGAGGAAATGCAGCAGCTGCTCGGCCAAGATCTCTCGGCGGAGGGTAATTTCATTGTTGAGACCACAGTCCATTTGCCCTATCAACGGCTGGCTGAGCAAGCCTTGGCCCAAACTGTACGGGAGTCGGGATCCACGTTGGGGTTTCGCCAGGGATCCCTGGTTAGCCTCGACAGCCGCAACGGGGAAGTGCTGGCCTTGGTGGGAGGAATCGACTACAGCACCAGCCAATTTAACCGGGCCACCCAAGCGCAACGACAACCCGGCTCCACCTTTAAGGTGTTTACCTATGCCGCTGCCTTCACCCAGGGCATCTCCCCCTATGAGGTGCTCTCCTGTGAGCCGCTCACCTGGGGCAACCTCACTTTCAACGGCTGCCGCTCCGGATCCGCGCCGATGGATCTGGCCCGTGGGCTGATCCTCTCAGAAAATGTGATTGCTCTGCGCTTGGCCCAACAGGTGGGGCTAGACCGGGTGGTGAGTATGGCTCGCCAACTGGGGATCCAATCCCCCTTGCAACCCTATCCCTCGATGGTGATCGGCACGATGGAAGTCAACCTGCTGGAGTTGACGGCGGCCTTTGCCCCTTTTGCCAACCAAGGGATTTGGTCAAAACCTCACACGATTCGGCGCATTTTGGATAGCAGCGATTGTGCTAGCCGCACCGATTTTCGCACCTGCCGTGAGATTTATCCGGGCCGAGAGGATCCCCGCGCCCAACGGCGGGTCCTGCCAGCATCCGTAGCTCAACAGATGACAGGGTTGTTGCAAGCTGTGATCACTTCTGGCACCGGCACCACAGCTCGCTTGGGCATTGGAGAAGCGGGCAAAACCGGTACCACTACCGCCAATAAAGATCTGCTGTTTGTTGGCTATACCCCCACCCCACCCCTGGTCACGGGGATCTGGCTGGGGAATGACGACGCTAGCCCAACGCGCGGGAGCAGCAGCATTGCCGCCCAAACCTGGGGAAACTATATGCGCCAGGTGATTCGATGA
- a CDS encoding phosphate-starvation-inducible PsiE family protein, producing MRWLKWLFHNPHETEEEDPFLRSITRLESLVSKLLSILMIGLILVAVVDLARFLLMDLLVEPTGFFSTTLIEIFGLFLNILIALEILENITAYLQKQVVQVELVIVTSLIAVARKIIIFDFEKLGGLDLIGLGAATLALSVSYWLVRRAKPSSQ from the coding sequence ATGCGTTGGCTCAAGTGGCTGTTCCACAATCCCCATGAAACCGAGGAGGAGGATCCCTTCCTGCGGAGCATCACCCGCCTGGAAAGTCTGGTTTCAAAGTTGCTTTCGATTTTGATGATCGGGCTGATCCTAGTGGCTGTGGTGGATTTGGCCCGGTTTTTGCTAATGGATCTACTGGTGGAGCCGACCGGATTTTTTTCCACCACCCTGATCGAGATCTTTGGCCTTTTTCTCAACATTCTGATTGCACTGGAAATTTTGGAGAACATCACCGCCTACTTACAGAAGCAGGTGGTCCAGGTGGAATTGGTGATCGTCACCTCTTTGATTGCGGTGGCCAGGAAGATCATCATCTTTGATTTTGAAAAGTTGGGGGGGCTGGATCTGATTGGGTTGGGGGCAGCCACCTTGGCCCTCTCGGTCAGCTATTGGTTGGTACGGCGGGCCAAACCCTCTTCTCAATGA
- a CDS encoding DUF2256 domain-containing protein, with translation MARQRKKSDLPSKICLTCGRPFTWRKKWAESWPEVKYCSDRCRNHRPKGSLPSSG, from the coding sequence ATGGCACGCCAACGGAAGAAATCAGATTTGCCCAGCAAAATCTGTCTCACCTGCGGCAGGCCCTTCACCTGGCGCAAAAAATGGGCAGAATCTTGGCCAGAGGTGAAATACTGCTCCGATCGTTGCCGCAACCATCGCCCCAAAGGATCCCTGCCCTCTTCCGGCTGA
- a CDS encoding sigma-70 family RNA polymerase sigma factor: protein MAVQNSPPAPKRVEVRLAESKPISSRSSSASSEDSVGMFLREMARYPLLNSEQEVKLGRLIAEGGASGERAKRELVRANLRLVVSIAKKYLNRGVPFLDLIQEGTIGLIRAAEKFEYERGYKFSTYAYWWIRQGITRAVANQARLVRIPVHMVEKLNQVKRVRRELTEALHRRPTQAEIAEALEISPDKLDAILEAGRQTLSLHARVGKEEDTELMQLIEAPNGPSAEMQMDLHLLSAQLEELLEQLSPREQEILKLRYGLQDGHLHTLSEIGQLFGLSRERVRQIQARAMRKLRHPRRQETLEDWMISL from the coding sequence TTGGCTGTTCAGAATTCTCCCCCAGCGCCCAAACGGGTTGAGGTACGGTTAGCGGAGAGCAAGCCCATCAGCTCTCGCTCTTCATCCGCTTCTTCTGAAGATTCTGTGGGCATGTTCCTGCGGGAAATGGCTCGCTACCCTCTACTTAATTCTGAACAAGAGGTGAAACTGGGGCGGTTGATTGCCGAAGGTGGAGCTTCAGGGGAACGGGCCAAGCGGGAACTGGTGCGGGCTAACCTACGGTTGGTGGTTTCTATTGCCAAAAAGTATCTGAATCGCGGCGTGCCGTTCCTGGATCTGATTCAGGAGGGCACGATTGGCCTGATCCGAGCTGCAGAAAAATTTGAGTACGAGCGGGGCTACAAATTTTCCACCTATGCCTATTGGTGGATTCGCCAAGGGATCACCCGCGCTGTGGCCAATCAAGCACGTTTGGTGCGGATCCCGGTGCATATGGTGGAAAAGCTCAATCAGGTGAAGCGCGTCCGGCGGGAGCTCACCGAAGCCTTGCATCGTCGCCCTACCCAAGCGGAAATTGCCGAAGCTTTGGAGATCTCCCCCGATAAGCTGGATGCCATTCTGGAAGCCGGTCGCCAAACCCTTTCCCTCCATGCGCGAGTGGGCAAAGAGGAAGATACCGAGTTGATGCAGTTGATTGAGGCTCCCAATGGCCCTAGCGCCGAAATGCAAATGGACTTGCATCTTCTGTCTGCCCAATTGGAGGAATTGCTCGAACAGCTCAGCCCGCGGGAACAGGAGATTCTCAAGCTGCGCTACGGCTTGCAAGATGGCCACCTGCACACCCTTTCCGAAATTGGCCAGCTGTTTGGTCTGTCTCGGGAACGGGTTCGGCAAATTCAAGCTCGAGCCATGCGGAAATTGCGCCATCCCCGCCGTCAGGAAACCCTGGAAGATTGGATGATCTCCCTTTGA
- a CDS encoding type IV pilin protein, translating into MKKLSIHEAYLKRMLFRPAAATLQGMTLIELLVVIVIVGILSAVAIPSLLTHIRRSKVAEAQTALTAISRGSEVYRMDFTVYPTDYADIEFGGIHADRYLQDPWQAPNYHPPEVVPPVLNLTGIRWMTEARIYVISTGDPLRCDIGLGDRRQEVLLSGYDLRHSCNTYQ; encoded by the coding sequence ATGAAGAAGCTTTCCATTCATGAAGCCTATCTAAAGAGAATGCTCTTCCGGCCAGCCGCTGCAACCTTGCAGGGCATGACGTTGATCGAATTGCTTGTCGTCATCGTCATCGTTGGGATCCTCAGCGCCGTAGCCATTCCCAGCCTGCTCACCCACATTCGCCGCTCCAAAGTTGCCGAAGCCCAAACCGCTTTGACAGCGATTAGTCGTGGGTCAGAGGTTTACCGCATGGACTTTACGGTTTATCCAACGGATTATGCTGATATTGAATTTGGTGGCATTCATGCGGATCGCTATTTGCAAGATCCATGGCAAGCCCCCAACTATCACCCTCCCGAAGTGGTTCCCCCAGTTCTTAACCTGACGGGTATTCGTTGGATGACTGAAGCGCGTATTTATGTGATCAGTACCGGGGATCCGCTGCGCTGTGACATCGGCCTTGGGGATCGCCGCCAAGAGGTCTTGCTTTCCGGTTACGACCTGCGCCACTCCTGCAATACCTATCAGTAA
- a CDS encoding phosphate/phosphite/phosphonate ABC transporter substrate-binding protein, translated as MIKQALSYGLGLSLILAGTQAFAQSTPDKLVLGMVPSREAERIVDSLDPFAELLSEKIGIPVETFVSTDYTGLVEAIGTNRVDIGLFGPAALVEAVDRHNAEVILASVRRGSTTYRSQFNIPCGGEINSFEDLKGKTIAFVDPGSASGYQFPFVFLRDEHNIDANVDMQPIFAGAHDASVLAVYNGDVDVSVSFEDARTTIANDHPDVNEKVCVLGYTSDIPNDGTVVRSGLPAGLSEQIATAMIEIAETEEGKKLTEALFNVTGFAPIDSSAYDIVREVSSTFRRN; from the coding sequence GTGATCAAACAAGCTCTTTCCTATGGTCTTGGCCTAAGCCTCATTCTGGCTGGCACTCAAGCTTTTGCCCAATCGACCCCGGATAAGTTGGTGCTGGGCATGGTGCCCTCCCGTGAGGCCGAGCGCATTGTCGATAGCCTCGATCCATTTGCCGAGTTGCTCAGTGAAAAAATCGGGATCCCGGTGGAAACCTTTGTCTCCACGGACTATACCGGCCTGGTGGAGGCGATAGGCACCAACCGAGTGGATATTGGTCTGTTCGGCCCTGCGGCTTTGGTGGAAGCGGTGGATCGTCACAATGCTGAGGTGATCCTGGCTTCGGTACGGCGGGGATCCACCACCTATCGTTCTCAGTTCAACATACCCTGTGGCGGCGAGATCAACAGCTTCGAGGATTTGAAGGGAAAAACCATTGCCTTTGTGGATCCGGGGTCTGCCTCGGGCTATCAGTTCCCCTTTGTGTTTTTAAGGGATGAGCACAATATCGATGCCAATGTCGATATGCAGCCGATCTTTGCCGGCGCTCATGATGCTTCTGTGTTGGCGGTTTACAACGGCGATGTGGATGTGTCGGTGTCGTTTGAAGATGCGCGGACAACCATTGCCAACGATCACCCTGATGTGAATGAAAAGGTGTGTGTGTTGGGCTATACCTCTGATATTCCCAACGATGGCACAGTGGTGCGCTCCGGGTTGCCGGCTGGCCTATCTGAGCAAATTGCCACGGCGATGATCGAGATTGCTGAAACAGAAGAGGGCAAAAAGCTCACCGAAGCGTTGTTCAACGTGACGGGCTTTGCTCCCATCGACTCCTCCGCCTATGACATTGTGCGGGAAGTGTCCAGTACCTTCCGCCGCAACTGA
- the phnC gene encoding phosphonate ABC transporter ATP-binding protein has protein sequence MISFDGVEVTYPNGYQALKGISLDIPKGQFVVIVGLSGAGKSTLIRTINNLVVPSKGEVRVGGRSITRARGAELRKMRAGIGMIFQTYNLVKRTTVLRNVLSGRLGSAHPMASLLGLFPKSDLLMAHACLQRVGIPEKAYVRADALSGGQQQRVGIARALAQQPQVMLADEPVASLDPPTANAVMGDLKRITREDGITTLVNLHFIDMARDYADRIIGMRAGEVVFDGTPDEATDQVFTEIYGRSIDKAKDLLGQAIR, from the coding sequence ATGATCAGCTTTGACGGTGTAGAAGTTACCTACCCCAATGGGTACCAAGCCCTGAAGGGGATCAGCCTCGACATTCCCAAGGGGCAGTTTGTTGTCATTGTCGGCTTGTCGGGGGCAGGTAAGTCCACCCTGATTCGTACCATTAACAACTTGGTGGTGCCCTCCAAAGGGGAGGTACGGGTGGGAGGCCGCTCCATTACCCGCGCTAGAGGGGCAGAGCTGCGCAAAATGCGGGCCGGGATCGGCATGATCTTCCAAACCTATAACTTGGTGAAGCGCACCACTGTCCTGCGCAATGTGTTGTCGGGGCGGTTGGGCAGTGCCCATCCTATGGCCAGTTTGCTGGGTCTTTTCCCCAAATCCGACCTGCTCATGGCCCATGCCTGTTTGCAGCGGGTCGGGATCCCGGAAAAAGCCTATGTCCGTGCCGATGCCCTTTCTGGAGGGCAACAGCAACGGGTGGGGATTGCCCGCGCTCTGGCCCAGCAGCCGCAGGTGATGTTAGCGGATGAGCCGGTGGCCAGCTTGGATCCGCCGACCGCCAATGCTGTGATGGGGGACTTAAAACGGATTACCCGTGAAGATGGAATTACGACGTTGGTGAATTTACACTTCATCGACATGGCCCGTGATTATGCTGATCGGATCATTGGAATGCGGGCGGGGGAGGTGGTGTTCGATGGAACACCTGACGAAGCCACCGATCAGGTCTTCACCGAGATCTATGGCCGTTCCATCGACAAGGCAAAAGATCTATTGGGGCAGGCCATCAGATGA
- the phnE gene encoding phosphonate ABC transporter, permease protein PhnE codes for MTGSPPTLPPPPLLPRLVGIGSWAIFLALFLASAHFTNFSLQTLAQGIPDFFAFFGKMWPLDWRALPEIGQPLLETLQIAYLGTLFGGILAIPFIFLGSRNTTANPVVMWGVRGFLTLVRSVPDLLYAAICVGILSFGPLPGVVAIVIFTASVLAKLGSETVEAIDPGPLEALQAVGAGRIQQIVYGVVPQIAATMASYVLYIFEINVRASTVLGFVGAGGIGQLLRTYLSFFDYRSTAVLILIVFGVVLLIDAVSSYARSKLI; via the coding sequence ATGACGGGATCCCCTCCAACCCTGCCACCTCCCCCGTTGCTACCTCGCTTGGTAGGGATCGGATCCTGGGCGATTTTCCTGGCTTTGTTTTTGGCCTCCGCCCATTTCACGAATTTCTCATTACAGACCCTTGCTCAAGGGATCCCGGATTTTTTCGCCTTTTTTGGCAAGATGTGGCCTTTGGATTGGCGAGCTCTGCCGGAAATTGGGCAACCTCTGCTAGAAACCTTGCAAATTGCCTATTTGGGGACTTTATTCGGCGGGATCCTGGCCATCCCTTTTATTTTTTTGGGATCCCGAAATACGACTGCTAATCCAGTGGTGATGTGGGGAGTAAGGGGCTTTTTAACCTTGGTGCGCAGTGTGCCGGATTTGCTCTATGCCGCCATTTGTGTCGGGATTCTCTCGTTTGGGCCATTGCCAGGGGTCGTGGCGATCGTTATTTTTACAGCTTCTGTTTTGGCCAAACTGGGTAGCGAAACGGTAGAAGCAATCGATCCTGGCCCTTTGGAGGCTTTACAGGCAGTGGGTGCTGGGCGCATTCAGCAAATTGTCTATGGTGTAGTGCCTCAAATTGCTGCCACCATGGCCTCCTATGTGTTGTATATCTTCGAGATTAATGTGCGCGCCTCCACCGTTTTGGGGTTTGTGGGTGCAGGTGGAATCGGCCAACTGTTGCGCACCTACCTCAGCTTTTTCGATTATCGCAGCACAGCAGTGTTGATTTTGATTGTGTTTGGGGTGGTGTTGTTGATCGATGCAGTTTCCAGCTACGCCCGTTCTAAACTGATCTAG
- a CDS encoding response regulator → MSKRILIIEDEPPIRTYLQKLLRRAGYDTLAATDGEEGLNLVRSLLPDLVLCDVVMPKLNGYGVLDALKRDRATAHIPFVFLSSKTHCADIEQGLRLGSDAYLTKPIEQTHLLGIIAAQLG, encoded by the coding sequence ATGTCTAAACGAATCTTGATTATCGAAGACGAACCCCCCATTCGCACCTATCTGCAAAAGCTGCTGCGACGGGCCGGATATGACACCCTAGCTGCTACCGATGGGGAAGAAGGGCTGAACTTGGTGCGCTCTCTACTGCCTGATCTGGTGTTGTGTGATGTGGTAATGCCCAAACTGAATGGCTATGGGGTACTGGATGCCCTGAAGCGGGATCGGGCTACTGCCCATATTCCTTTTGTGTTTCTCTCGTCCAAAACCCATTGTGCAGACATCGAACAGGGACTGCGCCTGGGTTCTGATGCTTACCTAACGAAACCAATTGAACAAACTCATTTATTGGGAATCATTGCCGCTCAGTTGGGCTAG
- a CDS encoding NAD(P)H-dependent glycerol-3-phosphate dehydrogenase, producing the protein MKDSATERLATSTQTIAILGAGAWGSTLAMLAQAQGHRVRVWDRRTAPDLAGVLQGAEVIVSAVSMAGVRPLAGAVQKIGIPPQAILVSATKGLDPVELLTPTQIWAANFPNQAVVVLSGPNLSVEIRQGLPAAAVVASRDPWAATQVQRALSSDRFRLYTSSDPIGVELGGTLKNVIAIAVGVCDGLQLGTNARSALVTRGLAEMIRVGSRLGARPETLNGLSGLGDLLATCHSPLSRNYRVGYGLGQGKPLGQVLAEIEGTAEGIHTAPVLLKIAAQHGIPVPITHEVQLLLQGQTTPVAALARLMERQLKSE; encoded by the coding sequence GTGAAGGATAGCGCTACGGAACGACTGGCAACATCGACTCAAACCATCGCCATTTTAGGGGCGGGGGCTTGGGGGAGTACGCTAGCTATGCTGGCCCAGGCCCAAGGACATCGAGTTCGTGTCTGGGATCGCCGAACTGCTCCTGACCTGGCTGGAGTTTTGCAGGGGGCAGAGGTGATCGTTTCGGCGGTGTCGATGGCGGGGGTACGCCCGTTAGCAGGAGCGGTACAAAAAATCGGGATCCCTCCCCAAGCCATTTTGGTCTCGGCCACCAAGGGATTGGATCCAGTGGAACTCCTGACCCCCACCCAAATTTGGGCTGCGAATTTTCCCAATCAGGCGGTGGTGGTGCTGTCGGGGCCGAATCTCTCGGTGGAGATCCGCCAGGGGTTGCCTGCTGCGGCTGTTGTCGCCAGCCGGGATCCCTGGGCCGCCACCCAGGTGCAACGGGCCCTCTCTTCAGACCGCTTTCGTCTCTACACCAGCAGCGATCCGATTGGGGTGGAATTGGGGGGCACCCTAAAAAATGTGATCGCTATTGCTGTTGGCGTGTGTGATGGGTTGCAGCTGGGCACCAATGCCCGTTCTGCTCTGGTAACGCGCGGGTTGGCAGAAATGATCCGGGTGGGATCCCGGTTGGGGGCACGGCCCGAAACCTTGAATGGCCTGTCGGGACTGGGGGATTTGCTGGCCACCTGTCATAGCCCCCTCAGCCGCAACTACCGGGTGGGTTATGGATTGGGGCAAGGGAAACCGTTAGGACAAGTGTTGGCGGAAATTGAAGGTACCGCTGAAGGGATCCACACCGCGCCCGTTTTGCTGAAGATTGCCGCTCAACATGGGATCCCGGTGCCCATTACTCACGAAGTGCAGTTGTTGTTGCAGGGACAAACCACTCCCGTAGCCGCTTTGGCCCGACTGATGGAACGTCAGCTCAAATCTGAGTAA